The Fimbriimonadaceae bacterium genome has a segment encoding these proteins:
- a CDS encoding ATP-binding protein: MKTKRLVVVGAESTGKTTLCQDLAGQTGLPWVREYGRDYTLEKYAKEGPDSPWTSAEFVHIAKVQQALEAEVEATGAPLVICDTNAWATGLWHERYMGFRDPATDAVGAADLVDHYVLSGLDVPFEPDEIRDGEDYREWMHAEFVRLLDEGPVPWTLATGSRSERVAKVLPVIKQLLAGDYQA, from the coding sequence GTGAAGACCAAACGCCTCGTCGTGGTCGGCGCGGAGTCGACCGGCAAAACCACCCTCTGTCAGGACCTCGCCGGACAGACCGGTCTCCCTTGGGTCCGCGAATACGGCCGCGACTACACCCTGGAAAAGTACGCCAAGGAGGGCCCGGACTCTCCCTGGACCTCCGCGGAGTTCGTCCACATCGCGAAAGTCCAACAGGCGCTAGAAGCCGAGGTCGAGGCGACTGGGGCGCCTCTCGTCATCTGTGACACCAACGCCTGGGCGACCGGCCTGTGGCACGAACGGTACATGGGGTTTCGAGACCCCGCCACAGACGCGGTCGGAGCCGCCGACCTGGTCGACCACTACGTCCTCAGTGGGCTGGACGTGCCGTTCGAACCTGACGAAATACGAGACGGCGAGGACTACCGAGAATGGATGCACGCCGAATTCGTCCGCTTGCTTGACGAAGGCCCCGTCCCCTGGACGCTGGCGACCGGCTCGCGCAGCGAGCGGGTCGCCAAGGTCCTGCCCGTCATTAAGCAGCTTCTCGCCGGCGACTACCAGGCGTAG
- a CDS encoding aldo/keto reductase — protein MNFGPETSKEDSFKIMDRALELGINFFDTADVYGWQQGEGVTEQIVGEWFAQGGNRRERVVLATKLYGQMGKDELKGWPNTGYVSALHIRRACEASLKRLRTDYLDIEQMHHIYRHAPWEEVWQAFDVLVQQGKVLYVGSSNFAAWHIVQANEAARRLGKLGLVTEQSKYSLLQRDIELEVGPACEAYGVGVIPWSPLAGGALAGVMGGQQGKRRHGEWSKKVVEKHGRQLQAWEKLCAKLGQDPGHVALAWTLTRPFVTAPIIGPRTVEQLEGAVAALDVKLDHKTLERIDAIFPPYKTAPEHYAW, from the coding sequence ATGAACTTCGGCCCCGAGACGAGCAAAGAGGACAGCTTCAAGATCATGGACCGGGCACTGGAGCTCGGGATCAACTTCTTCGACACCGCGGACGTCTACGGTTGGCAGCAGGGTGAGGGGGTCACCGAACAGATCGTCGGCGAGTGGTTCGCCCAAGGGGGCAACCGGCGCGAGAGGGTCGTTCTGGCCACGAAGCTGTACGGTCAGATGGGCAAGGACGAACTCAAGGGTTGGCCCAACACCGGCTATGTCAGCGCCCTGCATATCCGGCGGGCTTGCGAGGCATCGCTCAAGCGCTTACGCACCGACTACCTTGACATCGAGCAGATGCACCACATCTACCGGCATGCGCCATGGGAGGAGGTCTGGCAGGCCTTCGACGTGCTCGTCCAGCAGGGCAAGGTCCTCTACGTCGGATCGTCCAACTTTGCCGCCTGGCACATCGTGCAGGCCAACGAGGCCGCCCGACGTTTGGGCAAGCTTGGCTTGGTGACGGAACAGTCCAAGTACTCGCTCTTGCAACGGGACATCGAGCTCGAGGTTGGGCCGGCCTGCGAGGCGTATGGCGTCGGGGTGATCCCTTGGTCACCGCTTGCCGGCGGTGCTTTGGCGGGCGTGATGGGTGGCCAGCAGGGCAAACGCCGCCATGGCGAGTGGTCCAAGAAGGTCGTCGAGAAGCACGGCCGCCAACTGCAGGCGTGGGAGAAGCTTTGTGCCAAGCTTGGCCAAGACCCGGGCCACGTGGCGCTGGCATGGACGTTGACCCGCCCGTTCGTCACCGCACCGATCATCGGCCCCCGCACCGTCGAACAACTGGAGGGGGCGGTCGCGGCACTCGACGTCAAGCTCGACCACAAGACGTTGGAGAGGATCGACGCGATCTTCCCGCCCTACAAGACGGCTCCTGAGCACTACGCCTGGTAG
- a CDS encoding carboxypeptidase M32 — MSSLAALRQRYADINALQAAESLMGWDQQVLMPPGAAEARGAHLGCISRLTHEMFTSDEFRRDLERAKTEAEPGTDDEAVVRVLDREVGQRTNIPASLVEEKAVLSAEGHEVWVKARAENDFAAFAPMLSRLVDITRKEADYLGYTDHVYDALTDLYEEGATKKGWDTMFDGIRQPVVNLVAAIKEAGPVDDSALYGEWPEADQRAFCDMIARAVGFDFNHGRQDTAVHPFCGGPDTTDVRLTTRFKDYLPSAIMGTLHEAGHGMYEQGTPASYARTPLAGGVSLGWHESQSRTWENIVGRSHAFWTFMLPKLQAAFPATKAFDVPGWVKMLNKVEPSFIRVEADEVTYSLHIMVRFELECDLMSGALPVKDLPEAWNEKYRAYLGIVPPTDTLGCLQDVHWSSGSFGYFPTYAMGSILSYQVFDCLRKDLGDVDALMAKGDFPPILSWLQEKVYRQGKRYTPAELVRRVTGKPFGPEAYIAGITAKYRALYGI, encoded by the coding sequence ATGTCTTCACTTGCTGCGCTGAGGCAGCGCTATGCCGACATCAACGCCCTCCAGGCCGCCGAATCCCTGATGGGGTGGGACCAGCAGGTGCTGATGCCACCCGGGGCCGCCGAAGCCCGGGGCGCCCACTTGGGCTGCATCTCGCGGCTGACCCACGAGATGTTCACTTCCGACGAGTTCCGCCGTGATTTGGAGCGTGCCAAGACCGAGGCGGAGCCAGGTACCGACGACGAGGCGGTGGTGCGTGTCCTGGACCGCGAGGTCGGGCAACGGACCAACATCCCTGCGAGCCTGGTGGAAGAAAAGGCGGTCTTGTCTGCGGAGGGCCACGAAGTCTGGGTCAAAGCTCGGGCAGAGAACGATTTTGCCGCCTTCGCCCCCATGCTCAGCCGGCTGGTCGACATCACCCGGAAGGAAGCGGACTACCTGGGCTACACCGACCACGTTTACGACGCCCTCACCGACCTCTACGAAGAAGGCGCGACGAAGAAGGGTTGGGACACGATGTTCGACGGTATCCGCCAACCGGTCGTCAACTTGGTCGCCGCGATCAAAGAGGCGGGGCCGGTGGACGACTCGGCCCTATACGGTGAATGGCCCGAGGCTGACCAACGCGCCTTCTGCGACATGATCGCCCGGGCGGTCGGGTTTGACTTCAACCATGGGCGGCAGGACACCGCCGTCCATCCGTTCTGCGGCGGCCCCGACACCACCGACGTCCGTTTGACCACGCGGTTCAAGGACTACCTGCCGAGCGCGATCATGGGCACCTTGCACGAGGCGGGCCATGGCATGTACGAGCAGGGCACCCCGGCAAGTTACGCCCGGACTCCGCTGGCCGGAGGCGTCAGCTTGGGCTGGCACGAAAGCCAAAGCCGGACCTGGGAGAACATTGTCGGTCGGTCCCACGCCTTCTGGACGTTCATGCTCCCCAAGCTTCAGGCCGCGTTCCCGGCGACCAAGGCCTTCGACGTGCCGGGTTGGGTGAAGATGCTCAACAAGGTGGAGCCGTCGTTCATCCGGGTCGAGGCGGACGAGGTCACTTACAGCCTGCACATCATGGTGCGGTTCGAACTCGAATGCGACTTGATGTCTGGCGCGTTGCCGGTGAAGGACTTGCCCGAGGCCTGGAACGAGAAATACCGCGCCTACCTGGGGATCGTGCCGCCGACGGACACCTTGGGCTGCCTCCAGGACGTCCACTGGTCGTCGGGCTCGTTTGGATACTTCCCGACCTACGCGATGGGCAGCATTCTCAGCTATCAGGTGTTCGATTGCCTAAGGAAGGACCTCGGCGATGTGGACGCCCTCATGGCGAAGGGTGATTTCCCCCCGATCCTCTCGTGGCTGCAGGAGAAGGTCTACCGCCAAGGCAAGCGTTACACACCGGCCGAACTTGTCCGGCGGGTGACGGGCAAGCCGTTCGGCCCTGAGGCGTACATCGCCGGGATCACGGCCAAGTACCGCGCCCTTTACGGAATCTGA